A genome region from Desulfomonile tiedjei includes the following:
- a CDS encoding adenylate/guanylate cyclase domain-containing protein, with the protein MYFTFIRSGLSPNLAEPDIRTLISYFVFVMILVSGAAHLFSVRYYKRLWLRLSSVKEEPDPQRTRAILDSLLNVPFNVSALSLLAWLAAGVLFGVVPEFWQSSETARWYRASHVFFGIVFVGAPFTVVFLYFVLEWLIQNRLHSLFPSEALTTVPRSLHLNVLPKIILVSLLIGIVPVTIISYVTLGQIHQVRAGEVDIGSFIAHMPVVIAFLLSLAVLVAVGLSVFVAKSISEPLRQLSTAMRRIRKGDLDVNVPVVSSDEIGRMTEGFNRMVGGLRERDFIRDTFGSYLSPEVVSEILSSPAGVNLGGEQRDITILVADLRGFTALTANVGPDAVVKILNRFLEKMVDIIVRHGGTIDEFTGDGILAFFGAPRVMADAPERALRCSIEMQNAMSGLNDELHPDLTPGNEQTDTPNPGRTGNPFTGPLTLQMGIAINKGRLIVGNIGCEQRRKYGAVGTPINVAFRIENIARAGEILVSEEVYESIKHITGAHPMPGVQLKGIDHAVTLYSLIP; encoded by the coding sequence GTGTACTTCACGTTCATCAGATCCGGCCTCAGCCCTAATCTGGCCGAGCCGGACATAAGGACGCTAATCTCTTATTTTGTGTTCGTAATGATTCTGGTGAGCGGTGCGGCTCATTTATTCTCAGTGAGATATTACAAGCGCTTATGGCTGCGCCTGAGTAGTGTCAAGGAAGAGCCTGATCCACAGCGGACCAGAGCCATATTAGATAGCCTTCTGAATGTTCCCTTTAATGTTTCAGCCCTCAGTCTTCTAGCGTGGCTCGCCGCCGGGGTGCTATTCGGCGTTGTCCCCGAGTTCTGGCAATCCTCGGAGACGGCGCGGTGGTATCGTGCTTCTCACGTATTTTTCGGCATTGTGTTCGTGGGTGCGCCTTTCACGGTCGTTTTTCTTTATTTCGTCTTGGAATGGCTCATACAGAATAGACTGCATTCACTGTTTCCCTCCGAAGCGCTGACCACAGTTCCGCGTTCGCTCCACTTGAATGTCTTGCCGAAGATAATTCTTGTTTCGTTATTGATAGGGATCGTACCCGTAACGATAATCAGTTACGTCACTCTGGGCCAAATCCACCAGGTCCGGGCAGGGGAGGTGGACATAGGGAGTTTCATCGCGCATATGCCCGTGGTCATAGCGTTCCTCCTTTCCTTGGCTGTACTCGTGGCGGTGGGACTGTCGGTCTTCGTGGCCAAGAGCATTTCGGAACCGCTGCGTCAACTGAGCACCGCTATGAGGCGGATTCGAAAAGGAGACCTGGATGTGAACGTACCTGTGGTCTCAAGCGATGAGATAGGAAGGATGACGGAAGGATTCAATCGCATGGTTGGAGGGTTGAGAGAACGGGATTTCATAAGAGACACCTTTGGATCGTACCTGAGCCCCGAGGTCGTTTCGGAGATCCTTTCCTCGCCCGCCGGAGTGAACCTCGGCGGAGAACAGCGGGATATAACTATTCTGGTAGCTGATTTGAGAGGATTCACTGCACTCACCGCCAATGTGGGGCCTGACGCGGTGGTGAAAATCCTCAACCGTTTCCTGGAAAAGATGGTCGATATAATCGTCCGGCATGGTGGAACAATAGACGAGTTCACAGGTGACGGAATTCTTGCATTCTTCGGGGCTCCGCGCGTAATGGCTGACGCTCCGGAACGAGCCTTGCGATGCTCCATTGAAATGCAGAATGCAATGAGTGGCCTCAACGACGAATTGCATCCTGACCTGACCCCCGGCAACGAACAGACCGACACACCAAATCCCGGACGGACCGGGAACCCTTTCACCGGACCACTCACTCTTCAGATGGGCATCGCAATCAACAAGGGGCGCTTGATTGTTGGCAACATAGGATGCGAACAACGCAGAAAATACGGCGCGGTGGGAACTCCAATCAATGTCGCGTTCCGGATCGAGAATATCGCCCGTGCGGGGGAGATCCTAGTAAGCGAGGAAGTCTACGAATCCATTAAGCATATAACCGGAGCGCACCCCATGCCCGGGGTCCAATTGAAGGGCATAGACCACGCGGTCACTTTGTACAGCCTAATTCCCTGA
- a CDS encoding pentapeptide repeat-containing protein, whose product MKIEIRNRFTREIALSGEADSLKAFFRTFVRSGADISGLDLPGANLAGLNLSKVNLSGSNLSGANLTKADLSEADLAGCNLTRTILTGAILKKVDLTEANLTGVDLTGASMEGASLVNADLYWSALSGVDLTRADLSQTNLSKSNLIVATLVEADLFWADLAGTNLTMANLTAATLTVANLSRACLTMADLSNAILAGADLTGADLSEANLTGADVNEANLAGTNLTGANLTGVDLSKAKK is encoded by the coding sequence GTGAAAATTGAGATAAGAAATCGATTCACCCGCGAGATAGCTCTGAGTGGAGAAGCAGACTCCCTCAAAGCCTTTTTCCGTACCTTTGTGAGGTCCGGGGCTGATATTTCGGGGCTGGATCTTCCGGGAGCGAACCTTGCCGGGCTCAACCTCTCGAAGGTCAATCTCTCCGGATCCAACCTGTCGGGAGCTAACCTTACCAAGGCAGACCTGTCCGAAGCGGATTTGGCCGGGTGCAATTTGACCAGAACCATTCTTACGGGCGCAATCCTCAAGAAGGTGGATCTTACTGAAGCCAACCTAACCGGGGTGGACCTTACAGGAGCGAGCATGGAGGGAGCAAGTTTGGTAAACGCCGATCTGTATTGGTCAGCCCTTTCCGGGGTTGATCTCACCCGTGCTGATTTGTCCCAGACGAACCTGTCCAAGAGCAACCTCATAGTCGCGACCCTGGTGGAAGCCGATCTGTTTTGGGCGGATCTGGCTGGGACTAACCTCACTATGGCCAATCTTACCGCCGCGACCTTGACCGTAGCCAATCTTTCCCGGGCCTGTCTCACAATGGCTGATCTGTCAAACGCGATCCTGGCGGGTGCGGACCTCACCGGGGCTGATCTGAGCGAGGCAAATCTCACCGGGGCCGATGTTAACGAAGCCAACCTTGCGGGAACGAACCTCACCGGCGCCAATCTCACGGGCGTAGACCTCTCGAAGGCCAAAAAATAG
- a CDS encoding acyl-CoA dehydrogenase family protein — MEIINYSEEHRIFRDAVRKFFEKEVVPYIEEWEEAGIVPKSAWKKMGEQGFLCMDLPEKYGGMEADFLYSVILMEELTRTNHFGLACFLHSDIVVPYITSYASEELKEKYLPGCISGDIITAVGMTEPNAGSDLASIRTTAVDDGDHVIINGQKTFISNGQNCDLIVLAVKDPSVKVPHKAIDLYAVEAATPGFDKGRTLKKVGWHSQDTAELFFTDCRVPKANRLGAKGGGFVMLMEKLQQERLVCCIGAVSAAENILNLTIQYCKERTAFGKSISKFQNTQFKIVEMATQVKLGRTFIDKLIVDHMEGKDVVLEVSMAKYWITEMAMRVIDGCLQLHGGYGYCEEYPVARAWRDMRVFLIFAGTNEVMKEIAAKRLGL, encoded by the coding sequence ATGGAGATTATCAACTATTCGGAAGAGCACCGGATTTTCAGAGACGCGGTTCGAAAATTCTTTGAAAAAGAGGTCGTTCCTTACATTGAAGAATGGGAGGAGGCCGGTATAGTCCCCAAATCAGCCTGGAAAAAAATGGGGGAACAAGGTTTCTTGTGCATGGACCTTCCTGAGAAATACGGGGGAATGGAAGCGGACTTTCTTTATTCCGTCATCCTTATGGAGGAACTCACAAGGACAAACCATTTCGGCCTGGCGTGTTTCCTCCACAGCGACATAGTGGTCCCTTACATAACCTCCTATGCCTCTGAGGAGTTGAAAGAGAAATACCTGCCCGGTTGCATATCCGGAGACATAATCACTGCCGTGGGCATGACCGAGCCCAACGCGGGGAGCGACCTTGCGTCCATACGAACCACAGCGGTCGATGACGGTGACCACGTGATAATCAACGGGCAGAAGACCTTCATCAGCAATGGCCAGAACTGCGATCTGATCGTCCTCGCGGTCAAGGACCCGTCGGTGAAAGTTCCGCACAAGGCTATAGACCTCTATGCGGTCGAAGCAGCCACCCCCGGATTCGACAAGGGCAGAACGCTGAAAAAGGTTGGGTGGCACAGCCAAGACACTGCTGAGCTTTTCTTTACTGATTGCCGCGTTCCCAAAGCAAATCGCCTGGGAGCTAAGGGCGGGGGCTTTGTCATGCTTATGGAAAAGCTCCAACAGGAACGCCTCGTGTGCTGCATCGGGGCCGTGAGCGCAGCGGAAAACATCCTCAATCTTACTATTCAGTACTGCAAGGAGCGAACAGCCTTTGGGAAATCTATCTCCAAGTTTCAGAATACCCAATTCAAGATCGTGGAGATGGCTACTCAGGTGAAGCTCGGCCGGACATTCATCGACAAGCTGATTGTGGATCACATGGAAGGCAAGGATGTGGTGCTGGAAGTATCTATGGCCAAGTACTGGATTACCGAAATGGCCATGCGCGTGATCGACGGCTGCTTGCAACTCCACGGCGGGTACGGCTACTGTGAGGAATACCCCGTGGCCCGTGCATGGAGAGACATGAGAGTCTTTTTGATCTTTGCAGGCACCAACGAGGTGATGAAAGAGATCGCGGCGAAACGCCTCGGGTTGTAA
- the tatA gene encoding twin-arginine translocase TatA/TatE family subunit → MLGAQELIVILLIVVIVFGAKRIPEIMEGLGKGIRTFKKVMDGDVEAAIPAQQPGPASPPTPVPPDRSSAAVVSSEKIEPK, encoded by the coding sequence ATGCTTGGTGCGCAAGAACTGATCGTGATTCTGCTAATAGTTGTTATTGTGTTCGGCGCCAAAAGAATTCCCGAGATTATGGAGGGTCTGGGCAAGGGGATTAGGACTTTTAAAAAGGTCATGGACGGAGATGTGGAAGCCGCTATTCCCGCGCAGCAGCCCGGGCCTGCGTCTCCCCCGACGCCGGTTCCCCCTGACCGAAGCTCCGCCGCGGTCGTCTCCTCTGAAAAAATAGAGCCCAAATAG
- a CDS encoding thiolase family protein encodes MSGQFVIVGAKRTAFGRYLGSLSEMEPLELAVHAGRAALTAQGNDLGSHIDQVFVGNCMPGSFETGSVAGRQIALKLGLDRFTITLDTACCSPLTALRMAWWALRLGEASAALVIGVESMSRVPHTSRELRAGVRIGEVKLKDSIFPISYPGYKSVAEDASDGAEKYQVPKRLLDTWAMASHSKWARAREGGKFDEEIAPIVARKGREKSIFSVDESPRPDSSVAAIEQLPAIFGSKTTTAGNAPGLSDGASAVVIMTEQKARELNLTPLGRIVHMAGETDQPNGISWIPALTIRKVLAGADLDLQRMDLIEINEAFAAMPLVSTKILANEDSDKWYELLRMTNVNGGAIALGHPVGASGLRIMMTMMYELRRRGGGLGVSAICGGLTQGEAVIVEV; translated from the coding sequence ATGTCAGGACAATTCGTCATCGTAGGCGCCAAAAGGACCGCTTTCGGCAGGTACCTCGGCTCACTCTCCGAAATGGAGCCCCTGGAACTGGCTGTTCACGCGGGACGAGCCGCTCTCACGGCCCAGGGAAACGATCTGGGGAGCCACATCGACCAGGTATTTGTCGGCAATTGCATGCCGGGCTCTTTTGAGACCGGCTCGGTGGCAGGGCGGCAAATCGCCCTCAAGCTGGGCTTGGATCGCTTCACAATCACGCTTGATACCGCGTGTTGCTCACCGCTGACAGCGCTTCGGATGGCTTGGTGGGCGCTCCGGCTCGGGGAAGCGTCCGCGGCCCTGGTTATCGGGGTCGAATCCATGAGCCGTGTCCCGCATACCAGCAGGGAATTGAGGGCCGGTGTGCGGATTGGAGAAGTGAAGCTCAAGGATTCCATCTTTCCCATCAGTTATCCGGGGTACAAGTCTGTGGCGGAGGATGCATCGGACGGTGCTGAAAAATACCAGGTCCCAAAGCGGCTGCTTGACACGTGGGCAATGGCCTCTCATTCCAAGTGGGCCAGGGCTCGTGAGGGCGGCAAATTTGACGAGGAGATCGCTCCTATAGTTGCCAGGAAGGGAAGAGAAAAATCCATCTTCTCAGTGGATGAATCCCCCCGGCCGGACAGCAGTGTAGCCGCGATCGAGCAACTCCCCGCTATCTTCGGATCCAAGACAACCACTGCGGGCAACGCCCCCGGACTAAGCGACGGAGCTTCAGCCGTAGTGATCATGACGGAGCAAAAGGCGCGAGAACTCAATCTCACACCTCTCGGCAGAATTGTCCACATGGCTGGGGAAACCGACCAGCCCAACGGCATCTCATGGATACCTGCGCTTACCATCCGAAAAGTCTTGGCCGGAGCCGACCTTGACCTGCAACGGATGGATCTGATCGAGATCAACGAAGCCTTTGCCGCGATGCCTTTGGTGAGCACCAAGATCCTCGCGAACGAAGACTCGGACAAGTGGTACGAGCTATTGAGGATGACCAACGTCAACGGCGGCGCCATCGCATTGGGCCACCCGGTAGGCGCATCAGGCCTCAGAATTATGATGACCATGATGTATGAGCTGCGCCGACGCGGTGGCGGCTTGGGCGTCTCGGCCATATGCGGCGGCCTAACCCAGGGTGAAGCCGTCATAGTCGAGGTTTGA
- a CDS encoding CoA transferase encodes MSQALNGLKVLDLTMNLPGPYMTWLLALLGAEVVKLENPAGGDYARALGGKQNSPFFEAVNRNKKSVALNLKHADGKRLFLELLDHYDIMVEGFRPGTMEKLGLGYDTTSARNARLIHVSITGYGHDGPYRLRAGHDINYLSLAGVIGMTGTADGRPGIPGVQVADLAGGSLMGIAGLLAAVIQREKTGQGQFVDVSMFHGSFSLATMVFAGVESGLEQPEPGKMLLNGRFPCYGLYKTADDLWMSVGALEFKFWENFCNALDRKDLVASQFGGPEVVDELRRLFASRTQTEWVEVFKNADACCEPVLSLADASNSTLVATRQMINRNREGGRALGFPLILGHSPVPDDIPAPALGEHTREILEQLGLGPDEIESLARQGTI; translated from the coding sequence ATGTCCCAAGCCCTGAACGGACTGAAAGTGCTCGATCTGACCATGAATCTGCCGGGTCCGTACATGACCTGGCTCCTGGCACTACTTGGAGCAGAGGTAGTCAAGCTGGAGAACCCCGCCGGTGGAGACTATGCCCGTGCTCTCGGCGGCAAACAGAACTCTCCTTTCTTCGAGGCGGTCAATCGCAACAAAAAGAGCGTAGCCCTTAACCTGAAACATGCTGATGGCAAGAGGCTTTTTCTCGAGCTTTTGGACCATTACGACATCATGGTGGAAGGATTCAGACCGGGCACCATGGAAAAACTCGGCCTGGGATATGACACCACCAGCGCTCGAAATGCTCGACTGATCCACGTTTCCATTACGGGCTACGGTCATGACGGCCCTTATCGCCTCAGGGCCGGCCACGATATAAACTACTTGTCCCTGGCCGGCGTCATAGGAATGACCGGAACCGCGGATGGCCGGCCCGGCATACCGGGTGTGCAGGTCGCGGATTTGGCAGGTGGCAGCCTCATGGGCATTGCGGGCCTGCTGGCTGCGGTAATCCAGCGGGAAAAGACGGGACAGGGACAATTTGTAGATGTGTCCATGTTTCATGGGTCATTCTCCCTTGCCACTATGGTTTTCGCGGGTGTCGAATCCGGTTTAGAGCAGCCCGAACCAGGAAAGATGCTACTGAACGGGCGATTCCCCTGCTATGGACTTTACAAGACGGCTGATGACCTATGGATGTCCGTGGGGGCCTTGGAATTCAAGTTCTGGGAGAATTTCTGCAACGCGTTGGACCGGAAAGACCTTGTGGCCAGCCAGTTTGGCGGCCCCGAGGTTGTCGACGAACTGCGACGCCTTTTTGCTTCCCGCACTCAAACCGAATGGGTGGAGGTCTTCAAGAATGCCGACGCTTGCTGCGAACCGGTGTTGTCTCTGGCCGATGCCTCCAACTCCACTCTGGTTGCGACCCGTCAAATGATTAACCGGAATCGTGAAGGCGGGCGGGCACTCGGTTTCCCGCTAATTCTAGGGCATTCACCTGTGCCTGATGACATTCCCGCGCCGGCTTTGGGTGAGCACACTCGCGAGATTCTGGAGCAATTGGGCCTGGGGCCGGATGAAATTGAATCTTTGGCCAGACAGGGAACAATTTGA
- a CDS encoding enoyl-CoA hydratase/isomerase family protein produces the protein MPEIIYSLDQASRFATMVIDTAGPVNTIGQQFITDLEKAVASALKDEVRGVVVISAKKKSFLDGANLKEVLTGGTPQLVRQILHRFQEALDALAKAPFPVVAILDGQTALGGGLELLLWACDHVFATPDSRVGQLEVSVGLFPAGGATQTLRRVVGFKAAVELIITARISSVESFSGSEAFTLCSSAELRPKALSWLADHQGVVNRNYDPNYHEPSPISDDEKQKILNAARFRYTICPDRPNMLAVIEALEAGLRLPFDQAVKNEIDLFVPIMFHPNTRNKVDLFFLATSVGPKLAKIDPSAAVRADRIAVIGAGLMGQGIAQVAADKGAHVTLIDVDEEKVRAAVDNVDRSLGDRVARGRWSPGRKEAVMSHIQWTTDYSDIRDVPLVIECVFEDLPLKRKILAQVQQVNPDAIFASNTSTIPMADISSEASRPEHVVGMHYFSPVPLMPLLEVIQGPSTSRQALATAVTAGRAMGKTVILVGDGPGFYTSRTFGNFVMNGFILVELGLSPWDVDFLALQAGFPQGPLHVYGTTGGMVVYHASRFMAERFPDRMTVPPTLTKLYEAGYVGLGKPSFYVDPRKFVRDESALAHVVRREGMPRPTDTEAKDILLLGMVNEAFWCLSEGILRDYYSMDLGAVLGIGFPDCWHGPGRYVSQRGVKAVHSRLTELSEKFNMPALAPAPEFERLIACGLDSSLV, from the coding sequence ATGCCCGAGATCATTTACAGCCTGGATCAGGCTTCTCGATTTGCCACAATGGTCATAGACACAGCGGGGCCTGTAAACACCATCGGCCAGCAGTTCATAACCGATCTGGAGAAGGCCGTTGCTAGTGCGCTAAAGGACGAGGTTCGTGGAGTCGTTGTGATCTCGGCAAAGAAAAAGAGCTTCCTCGACGGGGCCAACCTGAAGGAAGTATTGACCGGCGGCACGCCTCAATTAGTTCGCCAGATACTGCACAGATTCCAGGAGGCCCTGGACGCCCTGGCTAAAGCACCTTTCCCTGTGGTGGCGATCTTGGATGGCCAAACCGCTTTGGGCGGCGGCTTGGAACTGCTGTTGTGGGCTTGCGACCATGTGTTTGCCACCCCGGATTCAAGAGTGGGGCAGCTTGAAGTGAGCGTTGGGCTTTTCCCGGCAGGCGGCGCTACTCAGACATTGCGCCGTGTGGTGGGTTTCAAGGCAGCCGTGGAGTTAATAATCACAGCAAGAATAAGCTCGGTCGAGTCTTTTTCAGGTTCCGAAGCCTTCACCTTATGTTCTTCTGCCGAATTGAGGCCAAAGGCGTTGAGTTGGTTGGCCGATCATCAGGGAGTCGTAAACCGCAATTACGATCCCAATTATCATGAACCGAGCCCTATTAGTGATGACGAAAAACAGAAGATTCTAAACGCGGCCAGATTCAGGTACACCATATGCCCTGACCGCCCTAACATGCTTGCCGTGATCGAAGCTCTGGAAGCCGGCCTGAGGTTGCCGTTCGATCAGGCGGTCAAAAACGAGATCGACCTGTTCGTTCCGATCATGTTTCACCCGAATACGCGCAACAAGGTAGACCTCTTCTTTCTTGCCACAAGCGTTGGTCCGAAGCTGGCCAAGATCGACCCTTCCGCGGCCGTGCGCGCCGACAGGATCGCCGTAATCGGAGCCGGCCTTATGGGCCAAGGTATAGCTCAAGTGGCTGCGGACAAGGGAGCACACGTTACTCTGATCGACGTGGATGAAGAGAAGGTACGGGCTGCTGTGGACAACGTCGACCGTTCCTTGGGAGACCGGGTCGCTCGCGGCAGATGGAGCCCGGGTCGAAAGGAAGCGGTCATGTCCCACATCCAATGGACCACGGACTACAGCGACATCAGGGACGTGCCGTTGGTCATCGAATGCGTCTTTGAGGACCTACCCTTGAAAAGGAAAATCCTCGCGCAGGTCCAGCAAGTCAATCCCGATGCCATATTTGCGTCCAACACTTCCACAATACCCATGGCGGATATTTCATCCGAAGCGTCCAGGCCTGAACACGTTGTAGGGATGCATTACTTCTCGCCGGTACCGCTGATGCCGCTACTCGAAGTGATTCAAGGTCCGTCGACAAGCAGGCAGGCGCTGGCCACTGCGGTGACAGCGGGCAGAGCCATGGGAAAGACGGTGATCCTCGTCGGTGATGGTCCGGGTTTCTATACCAGTAGAACGTTCGGCAATTTTGTCATGAATGGTTTCATATTGGTGGAATTGGGCCTGTCGCCGTGGGATGTAGACTTTTTGGCTTTGCAGGCAGGATTTCCGCAGGGACCATTGCATGTTTACGGCACCACAGGCGGAATGGTCGTGTACCACGCAAGCCGTTTCATGGCCGAGCGATTCCCTGACAGGATGACTGTGCCCCCGACTCTGACCAAACTATACGAAGCAGGATACGTGGGCCTGGGGAAGCCTTCGTTTTACGTGGACCCGCGGAAGTTTGTCCGAGACGAATCCGCGCTGGCTCATGTGGTGAGAAGGGAAGGAATGCCTAGGCCGACCGATACCGAAGCAAAAGACATCCTTTTGCTCGGAATGGTGAACGAAGCCTTCTGGTGCTTGAGTGAAGGGATCCTACGCGATTATTACAGCATGGACCTAGGCGCGGTCCTGGGTATAGGCTTTCCTGATTGCTGGCACGGGCCGGGCCGGTACGTCAGCCAGCGGGGCGTTAAGGCGGTTCATTCCAGACTGACGGAACTATCCGAAAAATTCAACATGCCTGCCCTGGCGCCTGCGCCTGAATTCGAGCGACTCATCGCGTGCGGTCTGGACTCATCGCTTGTGTAG
- a CDS encoding TetR/AcrR family transcriptional regulator translates to MGKPHIKKINDRHLPPGRVKIAEALRSLLAEKEFSAITTSEIAKTAGVTEALIYKYFQDKRDLLHQVLKEYMEDFLSRGQMDLRGIKGALNKLRKLIWSHINMYAANRVFARILLLEVRNYPDYFKSDAYEIVRRYGKMVRQIVKEGIEGGEIRDDISVSVIRQAVLGGIEHVCLPGVIFNRDIEADKLTEELCELIFNGIAQTHSSPDKGSE, encoded by the coding sequence ATGGGAAAACCTCACATCAAAAAGATAAATGACAGGCATTTGCCCCCTGGTCGGGTCAAGATCGCGGAAGCCCTGAGATCTCTGCTCGCGGAGAAGGAGTTCAGCGCGATCACTACTTCTGAAATAGCCAAAACAGCCGGTGTGACCGAAGCCCTCATTTACAAATATTTCCAGGATAAGCGGGACCTGCTGCATCAGGTCTTGAAGGAATACATGGAGGATTTCCTCTCACGAGGGCAGATGGACCTGCGGGGGATCAAGGGGGCCCTTAACAAACTGCGAAAGCTCATTTGGTCTCACATCAACATGTATGCCGCAAATAGGGTGTTCGCCAGGATCTTACTGCTGGAAGTAAGGAACTATCCGGACTATTTCAAAAGCGACGCGTACGAGATAGTCCGGCGGTACGGCAAGATGGTCCGACAGATTGTCAAAGAAGGTATCGAAGGCGGTGAAATCCGCGACGACATCTCGGTGTCTGTCATCAGACAGGCTGTTCTAGGGGGGATAGAACATGTATGTCTTCCCGGAGTCATCTTCAATCGCGACATCGAAGCCGACAAACTCACTGAAGAGCTTTGCGAGCTTATCTTTAACGGTATAGCTCAAACTCACTCCAGCCCGGACAAGGGCTCAGAGTGA
- a CDS encoding DegT/DnrJ/EryC1/StrS family aminotransferase, with protein MEVPLLDLRPIHQPLAGRMREAVVRVLESNRFIGGPELEAFENETAAYCGAKYALGVSSGTDAIIVSLMALDISYGDEVIVPSFTFFATAGSVHRVGAKPVFCDISPDTFNMDPTKLEALITARTKAIIPVHLFGQCADMDAILDVARRHSLKVIEDAAQAMGARYRDSMAGSMGDTGCFSFFPSKNLGGIGDGGLVTTNDADLAAAIRSLRDHGAQRRYYHSRVGGNFRLDAIQAAALRVKLPALEDWHDQRRRNAAFYKEALSDLQEAGHLRLPVEAPYASHVFNQFVIRVKQRDRLQKHLMANRIGEAVYYPVPLHLQDCFSDLGVKEGALPESEAASREVLALPIFPGLTDRQTAKVVRCLRDFYLSAS; from the coding sequence TTGGAAGTGCCTTTACTGGATCTGAGGCCAATCCATCAGCCGCTGGCCGGCCGGATGAGAGAAGCAGTTGTCAGGGTTCTGGAGAGCAATCGGTTTATCGGCGGACCTGAGCTGGAAGCCTTCGAGAACGAAACAGCGGCGTATTGCGGCGCGAAATATGCTTTGGGGGTGTCGTCAGGCACTGATGCCATTATCGTTTCACTAATGGCACTGGACATAAGCTATGGAGACGAAGTCATCGTGCCGAGTTTCACCTTTTTTGCGACCGCCGGGTCGGTTCATCGTGTGGGGGCCAAACCGGTTTTTTGCGACATCAGTCCCGACACTTTCAATATGGACCCCACAAAACTTGAGGCATTGATCACCGCGAGAACCAAGGCGATTATCCCGGTTCACCTGTTTGGACAGTGCGCGGACATGGACGCGATCCTGGACGTGGCTCGGCGGCATTCGCTAAAGGTCATAGAGGACGCGGCTCAAGCCATGGGCGCGCGGTACCGAGACAGCATGGCCGGAAGCATGGGGGACACGGGTTGCTTTTCTTTCTTTCCGTCAAAGAATTTGGGAGGAATCGGAGATGGCGGCTTGGTGACCACAAACGACGCGGATCTTGCAGCGGCCATCAGGAGCCTGAGAGACCATGGCGCGCAGCGCAGGTACTACCACTCCAGAGTGGGCGGGAATTTCCGGCTGGACGCAATTCAAGCAGCGGCACTGCGGGTGAAGCTCCCCGCTCTCGAGGATTGGCATGACCAGAGGCGGCGTAATGCTGCCTTCTACAAGGAGGCGCTCTCAGACCTTCAAGAAGCGGGGCACTTGAGGCTCCCTGTGGAAGCGCCTTATGCAAGCCACGTGTTCAACCAATTTGTGATTAGGGTAAAGCAACGAGATCGGCTTCAGAAACATCTCATGGCCAATCGAATCGGCGAGGCTGTGTACTATCCGGTTCCGCTGCATTTGCAGGATTGCTTCTCGGACTTGGGCGTGAAGGAGGGAGCATTGCCTGAAAGCGAAGCAGCGTCCCGTGAGGTCCTTGCCCTCCCTATTTTCCCCGGCCTCACCGACCGGCAAACCGCGAAGGTTGTCCGCTGCCTGAGGGACTTTTATTTGTCGGCGAGCTGA